GTAAAACCCTTCGCAAGACAAAGGCAAGGGCCTTGACCCCAAAATGGTAAATTACTAATTCAATCCCCTCATAAATAATgagattataaattaatatacggtaaatttatattttacctatatattttaatcattaaaaatgataaattatattttgagcttttaaaatttataattaaattttgacCTAATATGATTATCATTATATCATTACATataaaattagtttaaaatatactgtaataaaatttatataaatattagctcaaatataattatataattaatagtatatttagaaaacaaaaaaattatttcattttatttaataaatattttaaaaataaaacatgtgAAATATGTAGTCAAGGTTTGATTATAACTTTAATTTTAAgacaaataaattaatatttaattagattaatgtTGGAAATATATTAGGTCGGGGCGGGTAAAAAACCACTCCGCCCCGCCAGTTTGCCATAATATCTAGGTGGAATGACTGACAAAAACAAAGAACGGGTAACCGGCGAAACCGGTGTCCGAAGAGAGAGAAAATGTTTATATATTCCACTTTAAAAGTTTAGGTCCGTATTCTGTAATGTTCTCTGCTCTCATACGCCCGTCTCTTCTcgctctttctctctctctctctctctcctttGTTCATGGAATCAGCTAGCCGGCGATTATCTTTTTCCGTTTATTCGAATTGATCGCCGAGTAATTCATCAATGGTAGCATCATTTTTTAAATTCCTTTGCTTTACAACGACGCTGTTTTCATTCTCGGTCTCCCGGAAAGAGAGAATCTccaaagtttttttatttttatttttgtaattctTAGCTTTGGTTCAGTGTTCTGACAGTATCCATCTCCCCCCGTTGGATTTGATAACTTTATAGgaaaaaaaatatgattttgttttTTGAGCCGAAAAGTTGGTGATTTTTTACTTCAATTTTAAAGGGGGTCAAAGCTAAGTTCGGCAACAAACTTAAGACGAAATGCTAGATCTTAACCTCAATGTCGGGTCGACTGAGTCGGCTCAGGACTCAAACTCGGCGGCTCCTTTTAGCACCGAGCGTAATGGAGATTGTGGAAACCAAATGGACGAATCCGGAACCTCGAATTCGTCGATCGTCAACGACGATGATGAGTCGTGCTCCACGCGCGCCAACGGAGATGCGTTCACTCTATGCTTCGACATACTTAAAGTCGGAAGTGGTGGAAATGACTTCCAAAACGACGACGCAGACGTGGTGGTTACTAGGGAGTTGTTTCCGGCGACGAGAGTCGGAATTTCTGAAGGGCAGAGCTCGGGGAATAACAACAAATGGATCGATCATTCGTTCGAGAGAAAAGAAGCTGATGAGTCGCTGGTAATACGTCAACAACCGTCACAGACGTCGAAGAAAAGCCGTAGAGGACCCCGTTCTAGAAGCTCCCAGTATCGAGGAGTTACTTTCTATAGAAGAACTGGAAGATGGGAATCCCATATATGGTAATTTTTCATCTAATTTAAGGGAAATTTCTGATTGGTTAATTTTCCTTTTTGAATTTTGGATTCGTTCGTTAATTCGTTGAAATCTAAGGTTCAATTATATTAATTGTTATCTGCTATGATTTCAGGGACTGCGGGAAACAAGTATATTTGGGTATGTATACATGTGATTGGTTAACTTTGTTCGTAATTTTCTTGACTACTTTTTTAATAAGGAgatgaggtttttttttttttgctttccatttttggattttattcatcttttttttccaGGTGGATTTGATACTGCTCATGCCGCTGCTAGGTAAATCAGGGGGAAATGGTTTCTTAAATTTGATTAGAATTTAGAGTAGCCTTGGGGTTTTCTTTTTTGTTCTGAAATGGTATGTTAAATAAATTCAGGGCCTATGATCGAGCAGCTATTAAATTTCGAGGGGTTGATGCTGATATCAATTTCAGTGTCAGTGATTATGAGGAAGATATGAAACAGGTTGGAAATTTGAATAGCATTATATAGAATACGGATTGTAGTGATTGTTAGTTCAGGGCCTTACTCTGTTTTCCTTTGATGGCTGTAGATGAAGAATCTGTGTAAAGAAGAATTTGTACACATACTTCGTCGACAAAGTACTGGTTTTTCGAGGGGAAGCTCGAAATACCGAGGAGTCACGCTGCACAAATGTGGCCGATGGGAAGCACGGATGGGGCAATTCCTTGGCAAAAAGTAAGCATACTTGTTCATGGAAATTCCAACTTTGTATTCAACTTATTGTTTTGAGTTCTCTTGGTGTCGAACTGAGAATCAGTTTTTCTTGAATGTAAAAAACAAATCTATGATGCTTATTGGGGATGTCGTTTCGTCTTGTAGGTACATATATCTCGGGCTATTTGACAACGAAGTAGACGCTGCAAGGGCCTATGACAAGGCAGCTATCAAATGTAACGGACGGGAGGCAGTTACCAACTTCGAGCCGAGTACATACGAAGGGGAGATCATCTTTGATACCAGTACTAATGAAGGTATTATATGCTATTGGTAGTATTAATGTTGTAAATAATCTTCAAATCAAGGTTGCTTGTGTGATACTTCTCTTGTAATTTGTGTTTCAGGCAATAGTCACAATCTTGATCTAAACTTGGGAATATGTCCGCCTGTTGGCAATGATCCAAAGGAAAATGAGCAGCAGCATCACCATTTCCATTCTGGCCCTCACGACGTGCACGAGGGGAAGAGTTCGGGGGTAACTTATGAACCCGACTTTTCTAACATGTTTGATTACAATTAGAGGATTAGGATGGGATGGTGTTTTGCTGTTAATCTTTAGCTGGCTTTAAGAAATACGCATTTATGACTTGTTTATTGACCCTCTTTTAGCTCGATGGTGTATATGATTGGCTTGTGTAGGCGGAGAACCCTGCTGGTGCAATAGTCAGTCCGGCTTTCGAAAGGCTAACCGAGAATTCAGATCAACCTATTTTGTGGAGAAATGTATATCCTAGGTTCTTTCCTAGTGAGGTAAACAATAACAACTTGTACTACTTCCTGGTCAGTATGTTATAATATTGAGGGCCTATAAGTTAATATTAATCTCAAGATCTTGATGAGCTAGATGTTAAAATAAATGATTAGTGGGTAAAAGTACCATAGAGGCCACTGTAATaggagttagattgcattttgtctCTTCTACgaaaaaaaatgggtaaattaatcattatacattagatcaaagaacaAATTAGAGTTTTCTGTTAAAAGTTTCATTTATTTGTGCTATTAATAATTGGCATGCTTGATGGAATTACAGACAATAACACGTGTGTCACGTGTATGCCAgcgtttttaacagtaaaaatggatggaatttttaataaaattagtttactctttgatttaacatatataaacaaatttactcattttttaagcaggggcaaaatgcaatttgactgtctatggtacttttaccatGATTAGTGTTGTAAAGTGTTTGATGGATATAAGGTAACACAATTTGGATTTGTTTGGGCAGGAAAGAGATTGGGCATGGCAAATGCATGGTGCTAGGCCAATGCCACCACTGTTGCCCGCTGCAGCATCATCAGGATTCTCGTTCTTGGCTACCCCTCCCTCTGCTGCCATTCTTCCCTCCAATCTAACGACTCCCAGTTTCCACTTTGCCACCCCCACTGCCACCACTGCCACTCCTCAAATCTATATTCACATGGAGGAGCCACCACCATAGCCTCATTTTGCAACCTTCACCACGAAATGTTGTTAAGGTATTCAATACATGATGATTTGTTTACAACTAATAAGGTATGCACTGGTTTTTCTTGATTACTGTGTGGGTGATTTGCTTTAAActgtgattttatatatatacgaaGTTTAGTAGAATATTGGAGAAGAAGCAGTGGGAAGATATTTTGTTTGGCAAAGGCAAAATGATTAGTGTGGCCAGGCATTGTCATCTATTTTGTGGGGGCATCCATTTTGATTGGTTAAATAAGTGCCACGTTAacataaattgatcaaaattataataatatattacaTCAAACTgtacaacaccacattattttAATTGTCTTTTGTCCTTTTTAAGGAAATTTGAGGATGGATGGTACACTTCTCATCTTACCATAATAATTTCCTTTGTTTTCTTTTACTTTGTATTGTCAAATCAATCACAATACGCCCATAGCTATCATCACTATGCCACTCATCTTACAGATTTTGTAAGATACATAAATATTATTTGTTGAATGCTAAAAGTAATTGTGGaatgatatttttattatgatcTAACGGATTTCTTAGTGGAAAATAAAGAtttaataataattgaattttgAAGAAAAGGGAACCTTAAATTCGAAGACAAGCATGACTAAAATCTTAAAAGTGAAGGGCATTTGGGTGGAATAATTTTATCcaattatgtatttattttttaggGTTTTCTCTTAAAATTAATAGACTAAATTTCAATTGAAAtctcaaaaataatttcatattatacaTGTAAAGTTCCAATTGAATCCAAAATTCCTAtcgcatttttaaaaaaaatattcaaaactgTGAATAGAACATGATAAATAACAATTagactattaaaatattaataataaaataaatcgattgataaataaagaagaaaatagaGTATTATTTTGTATTGTAGACAAACTAAGAATGTAAAGTGGATTTGTTGCGTGTGGTATTGAAATGTGACATTGTGTGATGATTATACTCTAAATTTTAATGATCAAGCAAGCATCATCAAAAGCGGGAGTAGATTTTTATTGTGAAGAATCACGTTTCTTCTACTTTTTGTTTTATGAATGATGAAATGGTACAAGGGGTCGATGAGATAAGTTTGATGGGATGTAATAATGTCTTTTTAAGGAGACCAAAAAGGTCTTTTCAACAACAACCAGGTTGCTTCTTCTTATGGTGGAGGGAATCAATAATAGAGAGAATGTTTTGCCATTCTTATGTTCGACTTGTACTTACCGTTTTAAATATACATACGTACAATTCCAAGAAAAAGAATGGCAGCTAAACCCACGCAATCTGGGATTTGCTTAAACATAATAATCAAGCATTATGCTTCCTCTCTAACATAAAAAAGCAAGCCCCAATACGCCGTAACTTTAGTTCcctttccatatatatatactgCCGCCAATATGACATTCTAATGCTAAACACTTTGCAAACTTCATTAACCTTTTTTCTTTCACTCATTTCCATACAATTTGGCCCACCTTTTTATGCTTCAATTTAAAACTCTCATCTCAAAGAATAAATGTCAAATCTACTtcattttctattaaataaaaaaacctCCATTAGCTTGATTTAAATCTAGAATAGAAATTAAGCTCAAAATTCGAGTCTTTGAAAAGCTAGTAGACTCAATTACACCTCTATCATAGATTAATCTCAATGTGCATTCTTAAAATGGAAGTAGGGAATCTGTGACGTGAAGGATCATTATCCATATACAAGCATGAAATATTTCAAAGAAAcctattaataaattaaataaatatcttATCTATTGAGTTGTAACCGAATAAGCAATGTCAATTTTTACTTGAGAGGGTAGTAATTCCTATCAAAGCATTCAGCATCAGGGGAGGTTCAACCTGGCAGTTAAGTCTCTGCAATACAATCAattcatattattattactattatcctTATATCAAAATTTTGCAGAAGCTCTCACTTCACCTGCAATATTCCAAAAGAACAACTATCAATTAACACCAAGATGGATATATAACCTTTGGAAGGGATGCAAGTGCATACCAGTTATGCCCGGGGGGGGGGGGGATTCCTCATTTACCTGCTAGCTTTTTGGCCCAAATCATGGACAAATGATCCTTCATAAGGCTGCCCAACGAGATCGGCTACAAATCAACATTACATCCCCAGCATGCTATCAAAAATCGCATAAAACCATTCTACTTCTTTGCAGTACCATAGGACTGCAATTTGAGTAACAACATGATTCCAACAACAATCACATTCCGAATGTCCTGTTATACAGATCACCTGAACTGGGCATCCTGTACTTTGAATCTTCATAACTGGAATAGAACTTGTTAAATCCCAGTCTCTCGTTTCTAAGGAGCTCCGCCACACCAAGATTGCTTCCACCTTGAACATCATTCCATCCATCCCAATGACCATTTGACATGTGTGAATTTCTTGACTGTTGGAGAGACAACTGTGCAAATGGGGACATGTTGTTCACTTGTGATTGATCCATAAGCCTTGAAGTAATTCCATATGAGTCATTAAGAGAAGAAAAGTTATCTCCAATATCATATCTTAGGTTTTGATGACGAGAAAGAGACCTCTGCATCAATAGTTGAAGCCTGGCCTCATCATCAAGGGGACTTAACTGTGGTTGAAAATTTGGTCTCATGTCTAAGCCTGCATTACTGAGGTCTCCTTGATGTCTACCCTTACCAACTGCCAAAATTGCTGGATCAATAAATTCTATGTCTCCAGGGCCACCAATGCCAACACTTGTCCGAGCCTGATATGAATTTCTTAACAGGGATGAAGAGTCCATCAAATGATTTTCTTTGACAAAAAAAGGCAGACGAAGTCAATATGTAGTCTAGGAACAGCCAATGTGAACCAATAAGTAAAAAAGGGATCTCACCAGATACAGTGTCAAAGACAGGGTCTACTCTCTCATGATAAGAAAAACCAGGAGGTGGTGCCTTGCTAGGAACAGAAAATCCAGGTGGGGCTGAAATTTGAGTTCTTGAAACTACTACATGACATCAAATAAAGCATAAGTAAGAACTAAATCTAAACcagactcagagagaaatctaaaaatgaaaattatatgAGACATGAAACAGTGCCCCTTGTAGACAGAATGATTTCATATACAAAACAACTCGCTTCATATAATCAGAAGTCAGAAGGAAAAAAATAGGTTAGGCCATGATGGCGCAGTGCatacaaaataaaaaatctaattgTAATAGCTATTTTATCCATGCTAATAACGTTAAAGACCAAATTATGAGAATGCCTACAATCTATAAGCAACATATACCACTCAACTCAACATTCAGACTGCAACAACAAAGCTCATTCAAGTTCATAGCATAGTTGGACATAGTAGGAGCAAGGAAATTCCCAGACACTCACCAGAAAGCTTATTAGAAGAGAAAACTGAAGGACTGCCGGTAAATTTGTCAGAATCCTTAAAGTTACGGGAAGAAAAACCATTTGAAATCCCAAACTTATTTGGATAGAGATCCCTGCTTTCTGCAAAATCTTGGCTAGAAGGATGGTTCCGTAGCATTTGCCCAAAAACACCAAATGAGGAGTCAGCATCAAATGAATTGTATTTGGAATCCTCCTGTCTTGCAAATAAGAATCTGGATTGATTGTTATTCAGTGCTTTCCACGAACTGGATAATTTGAGAGAATTGGACTCCTTGTCAGTGTCCCCAAGCAATTTAGCCAAGTTCTGTGGTGAAGTTAAGGATTCATCCCATGTATCAAAATCTAGTGACAATATGTTTGAAATTATGCTGTTCTCTCCTGTATCTTTGCCAGTATTGCACTCAGCATTACCGAGTAATTTCCCCATCTGCTTCCCTTGCTCTTCATTTAAAAGCGGAAGGAAACCTCCAGAGGTAATATCAGAACTGATACCACCGCATATGTACTTCTCAGGGTATTCATTTGACAAAGAAGAAATACGAGATCCATGAGGATGTAAATTGTCACGAGCTTTATTATCTACAAGGGGAGTATCAGCATTCATATTAACAGCACCAAAAGTCTCACTATGTTGCAAGGAATGGGCCCTGGAATGATTTGATAAATGGAGCGAAACTGTTGAATTTGGCAAATAACTTGAATGGCTAATTACTTCTGGATCCTTGATTCTTTGATTATCAAAAGATAATACATCTTCCTCTACTTCGGAGCTTGTATTTTCCACTACTTGAGTTTGAGTTCTCCAATCAGACTGCTCTTGTGAAATACACACCCCATTGTGAGATGTCATAGATCTACCAGCAACTGGTAAACTTAAATGTTCTGAATAGAGCTCAGTACAACATTGTTGTAACCCCTGACTACTAGGTGAGTTGCTTGATCCATAACCAGAAGCTGAACTGCTAGGTCTAACTAAATCAGAATGTCCATTCAATAGATTCTTGTCTAAGGTCAATGTTGACATATCAGAGCACAACCTCTGTATCTTCCCATCAGCAGTGGAAGTACTCCCTACTTCCCCAACAGGTGAAATTAATGATTGCTCATGATCAAAGACGGAGTTAGTAGCAGTTGATGGTACATTAGCAACCTGGTCATTATAACTGGATGCTGGTGGGCAAGATAACTGGCTGCTCAATGATTTAGAAGCAGAAACTATATCAGGTGATGGAGGTTTCTCTACTGCGAAACCAGCAGTCTGTTGTAAAGGTTTTAACAAATCAGGTTTACCCTTCATACTCATAGAATGAATCTCCTCAGATGACTTCTTTCTAGCATCAACATGTAATGTACAAGACTGATTTGTGTTTGTTCCTGCAGATGAAAATGGTATTGTGTTGCTATCCATATCAGATTTCAGCTTAGAAGGTCCATTGGAACAAGCTAAAATGGTCGATTGTGGCTGGTTTAAAGCCCGCATTCCCCTGGCAGAACAATTTGGAATTTTTAGCACCAGCACTAACATGACAAAGTGTAAGTAAACAAATTAAATGACATACCATGATGCTCCAGCAGGAAGAGCAATGGATCTACCAGAGCTTCCATTTGGGGAAGAACATCTAGAAATGCTCACCGTTGTATTCTGTACGTATACAAAATAACTCTCAAAGTCAAATTCAGGAGACAAAGCCATGCATAAATGGCACACAATCCATCTTCACCTCAACCCACAAACCATATTGTTTGAGAAATTCTTCTTGCAATGATCGAAGAAGAAAAGAAACTATTAAGAATCTAACCATTAGGAGGTGTACAGATAATAAGTGTTAAAAAGGTTTGCTTGCAAGCAGATAACTATTTCACTATTTCCTAAATTTACATCCAATAATTTAACTTGCATTacttgctgttttttttttggaaGTTGAAAAAACATGAACTTACATTTGGAGCACTTTTAGAAACAGATTTTGCTGCAGAAGCAGAACTATTGGGGCAGTAATCATCCACTGGCGGAGGTAATGTATTCCCAGCACGCCGTTGCATATTGTTTGTTGCACCAGTTATTTGTTGAACCCTATTCCTTTAAACAACTAAGTAAGTGCATTAATCATCCAAGAGACAACATGCATTTGTTTGAGTCAGAAAGCGTACAAAAGTTTATTTTCTTTATCTCACAAAGAAAGCTACATCATCAAACTCAacaaatataaaacaaaaaagaaatagAGATGGCAGCTATAACTGAGTAGCTAACCCAAAATGAATATACCTTGTGTATGCTGATATAATCTCATCTTTTGTGAAACTATCCTCTTGAGGACCAATCTCGTGCAAATACAGACAATCAGGATTGTTGCAAGGCTGAAacaccccccccaaaaaaaaaaaaaaaaagaaaaagggaaaagaataGAAAATCGCAATTACATGTGATGTATATTCTAACCTAGTTGAAATAATAATCTTCAAcctataaaacaaaataactgAAAACTGCTTCTAAACATACCATATTTCTCAGCCATGCATGACAATACTTTGTGGTACCAAAGCATGCCCTAAAATTAAATGTTCCAAGTATTAGAGATGATAATCAAGAACAAGTAAGCATCCAACCactaacaaaatttaaaagttgCATAAACTATTTTCATACTTTAATGGTCTACCCTCCAAGACAAACCCATGT
Above is a genomic segment from Gossypium arboreum isolate Shixiya-1 chromosome 8, ASM2569848v2, whole genome shotgun sequence containing:
- the LOC108483087 gene encoding uncharacterized protein LOC108483087 isoform X2 is translated as MSDEGEKTCPLCAEEMDLTDQQLKPCKCGYEICVWCWHHIMDMAEKDNTEGRCPACRSVYDKDKIVGMAANCERLVVGNNSERKMKWQKPKAKSSEGRKQLSSVRVIQRNLVYIVGLPLGLADEDLLQQLEYFGQYGKVLKVSMSRTAAGVIQQFPNNTCSVYITYSKEEEAIRCIQSVHGFVLEGRPLKACFGTTKYCHAWLRNMPCNNPDCLYLHEIGPQEDSFTKDEIISAYTRNRVQQITGATNNMQRRAGNTLPPPVDDYCPNSSASAAKSVSKSAPNNTTVSISRCSSPNGSSGRSIALPAGASWGMRALNQPQSTILACSNGPSKLKSDMDSNTIPFSSAGTNTNQSCTLHVDARKKSSEEIHSMSMKGKPDLLKPLQQTAGFAVEKPPSPDIVSASKSLSSQLSCPPASSYNDQVANVPSTATNSVFDHEQSLISPVGEVGSTSTADGKIQRLCSDMSTLTLDKNLLNGHSDLVRPSSSASGYGSSNSPSSQGLQQCCTELYSEHLSLPVAGRSMTSHNGVCISQEQSDWRTQTQVVENTSSEVEEDVLSFDNQRIKDPEVISHSSYLPNSTVSLHLSNHSRAHSLQHSETFGAVNMNADTPLVDNKARDNLHPHGSRISSLSNEYPEKYICGGISSDITSGGFLPLLNEEQGKQMGKLLGNAECNTGKDTGENSIISNILSLDFDTWDESLTSPQNLAKLLGDTDKESNSLKLSSSWKALNNNQSRFLFARQEDSKYNSFDADSSFGVFGQMLRNHPSSQDFAESRDLYPNKFGISNGFSSRNFKDSDKFTGSPSVFSSNKLSVSRTQISAPPGFSVPSKAPPPGFSYHERVDPVFDTVSENHLMDSSSLLRNSYQARTSVGIGGPGDIEFIDPAILAVGKGRHQGDLSNAGLDMRPNFQPQLSPLDDEARLQLLMQRSLSRHQNLRYDIGDNFSSLNDSYGITSRLMDQSQVNNMSPFAQLSLQQSRNSHMSNGHWDGWNDVQGGSNLGVAELLRNERLGFNKFYSSYEDSKYRMPSSGDLYNRTFGM
- the LOC108483087 gene encoding uncharacterized protein LOC108483087 isoform X1; amino-acid sequence: MSDEGEKTCPLCAEEMDLTDQQLKPCKCGYEICVWCWHHIMDMAEKDNTEGRCPACRSVYDKDKIVGMAANCERLVVGNNSERKMKWQKPKAKSSEGRKQLSSVRVIQRNLVYIVGLPLGLADEDLLQQLEYFGQYGKVLKVSMSRTAAGVIQQFPNNTCSVYITYSKEEEAIRCIQSVHGFVLEGRPLKACFGTTKYCHAWLRNMPCNNPDCLYLHEIGPQEDSFTKDEIISAYTRNRVQQITGATNNMQRRAGNTLPPPVDDYCPNSSASAAKSVSKSAPNNTTVSISRCSSPNGSSGRSIALPAGASWGMRALNQPQSTILACSNGPSKLKSDMDSNTIPFSSAGTNTNQSCTLHVDARKKSSEEIHSMSMKGKPDLLKPLQQTAGFAVEKPPSPDIVSASKSLSSQLSCPPASSYNDQVANVPSTATNSVFDHEQSLISPVGEVGSTSTADGKIQRLCSDMSTLTLDKNLLNGHSDLVRPSSSASGYGSSNSPSSQGLQQCCTELYSEHLSLPVAGRSMTSHNGVCISQEQSDWRTQTQVVENTSSEVEEDVLSFDNQRIKDPEVISHSSYLPNSTVSLHLSNHSRAHSLQHSETFGAVNMNADTPLVDNKARDNLHPHGSRISSLSNEYPEKYICGGISSDITSGGFLPLLNEEQGKQMGKLLGNAECNTGKDTGENSIISNILSLDFDTWDESLTSPQNLAKLLGDTDKESNSLKLSSSWKALNNNQSRFLFARQEDSKYNSFDADSSFGVFGQMLRNHPSSQDFAESRDLYPNKFGISNGFSSRNFKDSDKFTGSPSVFSSNKLSVVSRTQISAPPGFSVPSKAPPPGFSYHERVDPVFDTVSENHLMDSSSLLRNSYQARTSVGIGGPGDIEFIDPAILAVGKGRHQGDLSNAGLDMRPNFQPQLSPLDDEARLQLLMQRSLSRHQNLRYDIGDNFSSLNDSYGITSRLMDQSQVNNMSPFAQLSLQQSRNSHMSNGHWDGWNDVQGGSNLGVAELLRNERLGFNKFYSSYEDSKYRMPSSGDLYNRTFGM
- the LOC108483087 gene encoding uncharacterized protein LOC108483087 isoform X4, whose amino-acid sequence is MSDEGEKTCPLCAEEMDLTDQQLKPCKCGYEICVWCWHHIMDMAEKDNTEGRCPACRSVYDKDKIVGMAANCERLVVGNNSERKMKWQKPKAKSSEGRKQLSSVRVIQRNLVYIVGLPLGLADEDLLQQLEYFGQYGKVLKVSMSRTAAGVIQQFPNNTCSVYITYSKEEEAIRCIQSVHGFVLEGRPLKACFGTTKYCHAWLRNMPCNNPDCLYLHEIGPQEDSFTKDEIISAYTRVQQITGATNNMQRRAGNTLPPPVDDYCPNSSASAAKSVSKSAPNNTTVSISRCSSPNGSSGRSIALPAGASWGMRALNQPQSTILACSNGPSKLKSDMDSNTIPFSSAGTNTNQSCTLHVDARKKSSEEIHSMSMKGKPDLLKPLQQTAGFAVEKPPSPDIVSASKSLSSQLSCPPASSYNDQVANVPSTATNSVFDHEQSLISPVGEVGSTSTADGKIQRLCSDMSTLTLDKNLLNGHSDLVRPSSSASGYGSSNSPSSQGLQQCCTELYSEHLSLPVAGRSMTSHNGVCISQEQSDWRTQTQVVENTSSEVEEDVLSFDNQRIKDPEVISHSSYLPNSTVSLHLSNHSRAHSLQHSETFGAVNMNADTPLVDNKARDNLHPHGSRISSLSNEYPEKYICGGISSDITSGGFLPLLNEEQGKQMGKLLGNAECNTGKDTGENSIISNILSLDFDTWDESLTSPQNLAKLLGDTDKESNSLKLSSSWKALNNNQSRFLFARQEDSKYNSFDADSSFGVFGQMLRNHPSSQDFAESRDLYPNKFGISNGFSSRNFKDSDKFTGSPSVFSSNKLSVSRTQISAPPGFSVPSKAPPPGFSYHERVDPVFDTVSENHLMDSSSLLRNSYQARTSVGIGGPGDIEFIDPAILAVGKGRHQGDLSNAGLDMRPNFQPQLSPLDDEARLQLLMQRSLSRHQNLRYDIGDNFSSLNDSYGITSRLMDQSQVNNMSPFAQLSLQQSRNSHMSNGHWDGWNDVQGGSNLGVAELLRNERLGFNKFYSSYEDSKYRMPSSGDLYNRTFGM
- the LOC108483087 gene encoding uncharacterized protein LOC108483087 isoform X3, whose amino-acid sequence is MSDEGEKTCPLCAEEMDLTDQQLKPCKCGYEICVWCWHHIMDMAEKDNTEGRCPACRSVYDKDKIVGMAANCERLVVGNNSERKMKWQKPKAKSSEGRKQLSSVRVIQRNLVYIVGLPLGLADEDLLQQLEYFGQYGKVLKVSMSRTAAGVIQQFPNNTCSVYITYSKEEEAIRCIQSVHGFVLEGRPLKACFGTTKYCHAWLRNMPCNNPDCLYLHEIGPQEDSFTKDEIISAYTRVQQITGATNNMQRRAGNTLPPPVDDYCPNSSASAAKSVSKSAPNNTTVSISRCSSPNGSSGRSIALPAGASWGMRALNQPQSTILACSNGPSKLKSDMDSNTIPFSSAGTNTNQSCTLHVDARKKSSEEIHSMSMKGKPDLLKPLQQTAGFAVEKPPSPDIVSASKSLSSQLSCPPASSYNDQVANVPSTATNSVFDHEQSLISPVGEVGSTSTADGKIQRLCSDMSTLTLDKNLLNGHSDLVRPSSSASGYGSSNSPSSQGLQQCCTELYSEHLSLPVAGRSMTSHNGVCISQEQSDWRTQTQVVENTSSEVEEDVLSFDNQRIKDPEVISHSSYLPNSTVSLHLSNHSRAHSLQHSETFGAVNMNADTPLVDNKARDNLHPHGSRISSLSNEYPEKYICGGISSDITSGGFLPLLNEEQGKQMGKLLGNAECNTGKDTGENSIISNILSLDFDTWDESLTSPQNLAKLLGDTDKESNSLKLSSSWKALNNNQSRFLFARQEDSKYNSFDADSSFGVFGQMLRNHPSSQDFAESRDLYPNKFGISNGFSSRNFKDSDKFTGSPSVFSSNKLSVVSRTQISAPPGFSVPSKAPPPGFSYHERVDPVFDTVSENHLMDSSSLLRNSYQARTSVGIGGPGDIEFIDPAILAVGKGRHQGDLSNAGLDMRPNFQPQLSPLDDEARLQLLMQRSLSRHQNLRYDIGDNFSSLNDSYGITSRLMDQSQVNNMSPFAQLSLQQSRNSHMSNGHWDGWNDVQGGSNLGVAELLRNERLGFNKFYSSYEDSKYRMPSSGDLYNRTFGM